One window of the Chitinophaga niabensis genome contains the following:
- a CDS encoding chloride channel protein: protein MKYFASLFHRKGLPVADCTPPLQYMHVPIERVLYMVMRVFILAVSCSIVAVGGLLLVRLISNVLYFNDWSVAAVSPIYHNLDITAIVLPVAGVAIGVLLMRKWKFLSPLSGVLNIGTGIPLGPEGIAMNYSMYTGEHHELLLSAGVAAGFAAMFGTPLAAIILVSELLYRKFISKRIGYISLAAFVGAAIHMLWFGLEPFFILPSFAIPSIAAIGLYTLIGVVTGLHSAILVFVVQQIRSFANGWVWPIISAAAVGYAGYHAPEILGNGIEYTAMMLQGKVTLSLLISLSMIKFLLIIFVLGTRTFGGIILPLLSIGSALGILSALLLQMAFPGTPLNPSLAAFVGMAALFAGVTRGWITAIVFALECTWQGEGIIPLLFACTISWCISGWMMKKAETK from the coding sequence ATGAAATACTTTGCTTCTTTATTCCATCGAAAAGGCTTGCCTGTAGCGGATTGTACGCCACCCTTGCAGTACATGCATGTGCCTATAGAACGAGTGTTGTATATGGTGATGCGTGTATTTATTTTGGCTGTAAGCTGCAGTATTGTTGCAGTTGGCGGCTTGCTGCTTGTTCGTTTGATCAGTAATGTGTTGTATTTCAACGACTGGTCTGTTGCAGCGGTATCTCCCATCTATCATAATCTTGACATAACTGCGATAGTATTGCCGGTGGCGGGTGTTGCAATAGGTGTGCTGTTAATGCGTAAGTGGAAATTCCTTTCACCGTTAAGTGGTGTGTTGAACATTGGCACTGGTATTCCTTTAGGGCCGGAAGGTATTGCGATGAACTATAGTATGTATACCGGTGAGCATCATGAACTACTGTTGTCTGCAGGTGTTGCGGCAGGCTTTGCTGCGATGTTTGGAACACCATTGGCAGCTATCATATTAGTGAGTGAACTGTTGTATAGGAAATTTATTTCAAAGCGGATCGGTTATATAAGTCTTGCTGCATTTGTTGGCGCTGCTATCCATATGTTATGGTTTGGCCTGGAACCGTTCTTTATACTTCCTTCCTTCGCTATCCCATCTATAGCAGCTATTGGCTTGTATACACTGATAGGTGTAGTAACGGGATTACATTCAGCTATCCTTGTATTTGTTGTACAACAGATCAGGTCTTTTGCAAATGGTTGGGTATGGCCAATTATAAGTGCCGCAGCAGTGGGGTATGCAGGATATCATGCACCGGAGATATTAGGTAACGGTATAGAATACACTGCGATGATGTTGCAGGGTAAAGTAACACTCTCCCTGCTTATCTCGCTGAGTATGATCAAATTTTTACTGATCATCTTTGTATTGGGTACACGTACGTTTGGCGGAATTATATTACCACTGCTTTCTATCGGCAGTGCATTAGGAATATTAAGTGCATTACTATTACAAATGGCATTTCCGGGCACACCTTTGAATCCATCACTGGCGGCGTTTGTGGGCATGGCTGCATTGTTTGCAGGGGTGACGCGGGGATGGATAACTGCTATTGTTTTTGCACTGGAATGTACATGGCAGGGAGAAGGTATTATTCCGCTGCTGTTTGCCTGCACCATCTCCTGGTGCATCTCCGGATGGATGATGAAAAAGGCTGAAACAAAATGA
- a CDS encoding MarR family winged helix-turn-helix transcriptional regulator, producing MTKESTFNPEHQADNTASKVVAALERLSEAFRVLLWLEAKQHGLSPIQVQILTFLLHYPEKLKTVTHLASHFNMTKATISDAIKTLEAKDLLKRKADVYDNRSHTLLLTKAGKVIAKKVEKFAHPMQGSVNAIPPEKQAGLLEQLMGLIHDLNQQLIITPQRMCFNCQFYEQKGKTQHYCHLIHAPLKAGDLRLDCQEFESKEEE from the coding sequence ATGACAAAGGAATCTACCTTTAATCCTGAACATCAGGCAGACAATACTGCGAGCAAGGTAGTAGCGGCACTGGAAAGACTTTCTGAAGCCTTTCGGGTGTTGCTCTGGCTTGAAGCTAAACAACATGGCCTCAGCCCCATACAGGTTCAGATATTAACTTTCCTGCTGCATTATCCAGAAAAGCTTAAGACAGTTACGCACCTTGCATCGCATTTTAACATGACGAAGGCAACGATCAGTGATGCTATTAAAACATTGGAAGCAAAGGACCTCTTAAAAAGGAAAGCAGACGTTTATGATAATCGCAGTCATACGCTCCTATTAACAAAAGCAGGTAAGGTGATTGCAAAGAAAGTAGAAAAGTTCGCACACCCCATGCAGGGATCAGTGAATGCCATTCCTCCTGAAAAACAAGCCGGGCTGCTTGAGCAACTAATGGGCCTTATCCATGACCTGAACCAACAACTCATTATCACACCACAACGCATGTGCTTTAATTGCCAGTTCTATGAACAGAAAGGCAAAACACAGCACTATTGCCACCTCATCCATGCTCCGTTAAAAGCAGGAGACCTCCGGTTAGATTGCCAGGAATTTGAAAGTAAAGAAGAAGAGTAA